A single genomic interval of Helianthus annuus cultivar XRQ/B chromosome 13, HanXRQr2.0-SUNRISE, whole genome shotgun sequence harbors:
- the LOC118485583 gene encoding uncharacterized protein LOC118485583 — protein sequence MHQSATDAGIITRVVAELSSVISAERWGTAPKNARVTTRWLRKKEVAKTISNEGKIKVVSIAVIWDTSGRTVPKKTKAVDEPFFISLEFKDMLGLKSTKLDVLFTIELANGKVIESDKIVKGCSLELGGRKFKINLMPVQLGSFDIVVGMDWLSTNQAEVACYDKIIRIPLPNNEKLLVHGEKNEMPLRIISCMKARKCLRKGCITFLAHIVDKKAKELKLEEIPVVKEFPEVFPEDLPGVPPQQQVEF from the exons ATGCACCAAAGTGCAACAGATGCGGGTATCATCACACGGGTAGTTGCCGAACTATCAAGTGTAATAAGTGCGGAAAGATGGGGCACCGCACCCAAAAATGCTAGGGTAACAACAAGGTGGTTAAGAAAGAAGGAGGTAGCAAAAACGATATCGAACGAGGGCAAAATCAAGGTTGTTTCAATTGCGGTGATTTGGGACACTTCCGGAAGGACTGTCCCAAAGAAAACAAAGGCCGTGGATGAGCCTTT TTTTATATCTTTAGAATTTAAAGATATGCTTGGACTTAAGTCAACTAAACTAGATGTTCTATTCActatcgaattagcgaatggaaaAGTGATTGAATCCGATAAAATTGTTAAAGGATGTTCCCTAGAACTAGGAGGACGAAAATTCAAAATTAACCTAATGCCCGTTCAACTAGGTAGTTTTGATATtgtagttggaatggattggctatccaccAACCAAGCCGAAGTCGCATGTTACGACAAGATCATTCGAATCCCCCTTCCTAATAATGAGAAACTTCTTGTTCACGGTGAGAAAAACGAAATGCCATTACGAATTATTTCCTGTATGAAAGCCCGAAAGTGCCTACGAAAAGGATGTATAACATTCTTAGCACACATAGTTGACAAAAAGGCCAAGGAGCTAAAACTCGAGGAAATCCCGGttgtgaaggaattccctgaagtctttccagaagacttgccaggagtACCTCCACAACAACAAGTCGAATTCTGA
- the LOC110897285 gene encoding epidermis-specific secreted glycoprotein EP1 codes for MNTPLISSFLLALFLISSCYSVTAQPFDYPTAKLSTTWTNKKSAPHSVTFTDGSTVRAILLRGSFGFKFACGFYCNGTCDTYLFAVFIVQTNSGSGIVGPAIAFPQVVWSANRNHPVKLGAKLNLNKAGDLVLRDADGSLVWSTNTAGKQVTGMQITDTGNLVLVDARKKIVWQSFDHPTDSLVPGQKLFEGQKLVASVSSTNWRKGLYSVEVTNKGLFGYLETKQRRVYYKYVVNGPDRSKQRSYVRFLNGSLALFIHSAEPSRPDGVIRVPLASSAQYMKLMPDGHLKVLEWSWQSGWRVVADLFGVRRRSM; via the coding sequence ATGAATACACCATTAATTTCTAGTTTTCTCCTTGCTCTCTTTCTCATCTCATCTTGCTACTCAGTCACTGCCCAGCCCTTCGACTACCCTACCGCAAAACTTTCCACTACATGGACCAACAAAAAGTCCGCACCCCACTCCGTAACCTTCACAGACGGCTCAACGGTCCGAGCCATCCTCCTTAGAGGATCATTCGGATTTAAGTTTGCCTGTGGGTTCTACTGCAACGGGACCTGCGACACTTACCTCTTCGCAGTCTTCATAGTCCAAACCAACAGCGGGTCGGGTATTGTTGGACCGGCTATCGCGTTCCCTCAAGTTGTTTGGTCAGCAAACCGAAACCATCCTGTTAAACTCGGTGCAAAACTAAACCTTAACAAAGCCGGAGATTTAGTGCTCCGTGATGCCGATGGTAGCCTTGTTTGGTCTACCAACACAGCTGGAAAACAAGTTACTGGCATGCAAATAACCGATACTGGAAACCTAGTATTGGTTGATGCTCGTAAGAAGATTGTTTGGCAATCTTTTGATCACCCGACAGACAGTTTGGTACCTGGGCAAAAACTGTTTGAAGGACAGAAGCTGGTTGCTAGTGTTTCTTCAACAAATTGGAGGAAAGGTTTGTATTCTGTTGAGGTTACTAATAAGGGTTTGTTTGGTTATCTTGAAACAAAACAACGTCGAGTTTATTACAAGTATGTGGTCAATGGGCCTGATAGAAGTAAACAAAGAAGTTATGTTAGGTTCCTCAATGGAAGTTTGGCTTTGTTCATTCATTCAGCCGAGCCGAGTCGTCCGGATGGTGTGATTCGGGTGCCGCTAGCATCATCGGCTCAGTATATGAAACTAATGCCCGATGGGCATTTGAAAGTGTTGGAATGGAGTTGGCAGTCTGGGTGGCGGGTGGTGGCTGATTTGTTTGGAGTTCGTCGCCGGAGTATGTAA